A stretch of Acidimicrobiales bacterium DNA encodes these proteins:
- a CDS encoding TrkA C-terminal domain-containing protein, with translation MIAIGSLLIVVALSLVVTRVATVILVATGMSRSTARFQARSAFTGSGFTTRESEEVIGHPVRRRVIMTLMLLGNAGIVAVASSAIIGFRSGGRSQWFSILELIVGLCALLAVARSSWVDRRLTRVIRRLLERHTDLATRDLASLLDLTGNYAVGELHLEEGDWLVGRPLGELGLRDEGIAVLGVTRVDGSHLGVPGGWTVLGAGDTAVIYGRDEALDELDRRPAGPAGDRRHEAAMEHQRLLELAERTADLSRDGRDVAQPTG, from the coding sequence GTGATAGCCATCGGCTCGCTGCTGATCGTGGTGGCCCTGTCCCTGGTGGTCACGCGGGTCGCCACCGTCATCCTGGTGGCCACCGGGATGTCCCGGAGCACGGCGCGCTTCCAGGCCCGGTCCGCCTTCACCGGATCCGGCTTCACGACCAGGGAGTCCGAAGAGGTGATCGGTCATCCGGTCCGCCGCCGGGTGATCATGACGTTGATGCTGCTCGGCAACGCCGGGATCGTGGCCGTGGCCAGCTCCGCCATCATCGGCTTCCGCTCCGGCGGCCGGTCGCAGTGGTTCTCCATCCTCGAGCTGATCGTCGGACTGTGCGCCCTGCTGGCGGTGGCGCGCAGCTCATGGGTCGACCGCCGCCTGACCCGGGTGATCCGTCGCCTCCTCGAGCGTCACACCGACCTGGCCACGCGGGACCTGGCCAGCCTGCTCGACCTGACCGGCAACTACGCGGTCGGAGAGCTCCACCTCGAGGAGGGGGACTGGCTGGTCGGCCGGCCGCTGGGAGAGCTGGGACTGCGCGACGAGGGCATTGCCGTGCTCGGGGTCACGCGGGTCGACGGGTCGCACCTCGGTGTGCCCGGCGGTTGGACGGTGCTGGGCGCTGGGGACACCGCCGTGATCTACGGCCGGGACGAGGCCCTCGACGAGCTGGACCGGCGGCCGGCCGGTCCTGCCGGGGACCGGCGCCACGAGGCGGCGATGGAGCACCAGCGCCTGCTCGAGCTGGCCGAGCGCACCGCCGACCTGTCACGGGACGGAAGGGATGTCGCCCAGCCGACCGGTTAG